A region of Pseudomonas sp. Marseille-Q3773 DNA encodes the following proteins:
- the ccoO gene encoding cytochrome-c oxidase, cbb3-type subunit II — protein sequence MKHEVIEKNVGLLALLMVFAVSIGGLTQIVPLFFQDVTNKPVEGMKPYTALQLEGRDIYIREGCVGCHSQMIRPFRAETERYGHYSVAGESVWDHPFLWGSKRTGPDLARVGGRYSDDWHRAHLYNPRNVVPESKMPAYPWLVAQPVDSSHTDTKMRTLRTLGVPYSDEDIAGARDAVKGKTEMDALVAYLQVLGTAIKNKR from the coding sequence ATGAAACATGAAGTCATCGAGAAAAACGTCGGCCTGCTGGCCCTGCTGATGGTGTTCGCCGTCAGTATCGGCGGCCTGACCCAGATCGTCCCGCTGTTCTTCCAGGACGTCACCAACAAGCCGGTGGAAGGCATGAAGCCCTACACCGCGCTGCAGCTGGAAGGCCGCGACATCTATATCCGCGAAGGCTGCGTGGGCTGCCATTCGCAGATGATCCGCCCGTTCCGCGCCGAAACCGAGCGCTACGGCCACTACTCGGTGGCCGGTGAAAGCGTCTGGGACCACCCGTTCCTGTGGGGCTCCAAGCGTACCGGGCCGGACCTGGCCCGGGTCGGCGGCCGCTACTCGGACGACTGGCACCGCGCCCACCTGTACAACCCGCGCAACGTGGTGCCGGAGTCGAAGATGCCGGCGTATCCGTGGCTGGTGGCGCAGCCGGTCGACAGCAGCCACACCGACACCAAGATGCGCACCCTACGCACCCTCGGCGTGCCGTACAGCGACGAGGACATCGCCGGGGCCCGCGACGCGGTCAAGGGCAAGACCGAGATGGACGCCCTGGTCGCCTACCTGCAGGTGCTCGGCACCGCGATCAAGAACAAGAGGTGA
- a CDS encoding cbb3-type cytochrome c oxidase subunit 3: MELDIGMIRGLGTLVVMIAFIGLTLWVFNRRRDRDFAEARLLPFVDDRLPAAGQEPAVRSNGQ, encoded by the coding sequence ATGGAACTGGACATCGGCATGATCCGCGGCCTGGGCACCCTGGTGGTGATGATCGCCTTCATCGGCCTCACCCTGTGGGTATTCAACCGCCGCCGCGACCGTGATTTCGCCGAAGCGCGGCTACTGCCCTTCGTCGACGACCGCCTGCCCGCTGCCGGGCAGGAACCTGCTGTAAGGAGCAATGGGCAATGA
- the ccoP gene encoding cytochrome-c oxidase, cbb3-type subunit III codes for MTTFWSTYISVLTIGSLIGLTWLLLGTRKGQSNSTTDQTMGHSFDGIEEYDNPLPKWWFWLFVGTLVFSVGYLILYPGLGNWKGILPGYENGWTGANEWQKEMAKADAKFGPIFAKYAAMPVEEVAKDPQALKMGSRLFASNCSVCHGSDAKGAYGFPNLTDQYWRWGGEPETIKASIMNGRHGVMPAWAEVIGEQGVADVAAFVLGDLGQRSLPEGAKADAAKGKEIFAGNCVACHGPAGKGTPAMGAPDLTHPQAFIYGSSFAQLQQTIRYGRQGQMPAQAEIQGNDKVHLLAAYVYSLSQDAAGEIVTAK; via the coding sequence ATGACCACCTTCTGGAGTACCTACATCAGCGTACTGACCATCGGCAGCCTGATCGGCCTGACCTGGCTGCTGCTGGGCACCCGCAAGGGGCAGAGCAACAGCACCACCGACCAGACCATGGGCCACAGCTTCGACGGCATCGAGGAGTACGACAACCCGCTGCCCAAGTGGTGGTTCTGGTTGTTCGTCGGCACCCTGGTGTTCTCGGTCGGCTACCTGATCCTCTACCCGGGCCTGGGCAACTGGAAGGGCATCCTGCCGGGTTATGAAAATGGCTGGACCGGTGCCAACGAATGGCAGAAGGAAATGGCCAAGGCCGACGCCAAATTCGGGCCGATCTTCGCCAAGTACGCGGCCATGCCGGTGGAAGAAGTCGCCAAGGACCCACAGGCGCTGAAAATGGGCAGCCGCCTGTTCGCCTCCAACTGCTCGGTGTGCCATGGCTCGGATGCCAAGGGCGCCTATGGTTTCCCCAACCTCACCGACCAGTACTGGCGCTGGGGTGGCGAGCCGGAGACCATCAAGGCTTCGATCATGAACGGCCGCCACGGCGTGATGCCGGCGTGGGCCGAAGTGATCGGCGAACAGGGCGTGGCGGATGTGGCTGCGTTCGTGCTGGGCGACCTCGGTCAGCGCAGCCTGCCAGAAGGGGCCAAGGCCGACGCGGCCAAGGGCAAGGAAATCTTCGCCGGCAACTGCGTTGCCTGCCATGGGCCTGCAGGCAAGGGCACCCCAGCCATGGGCGCGCCAGACCTGACCCACCCGCAGGCGTTCATCTATGGCTCGAGCTTTGCCCAGCTGCAGCAGACGATTCGCTATGGTCGCCAGGGGCAGATGCCGGCGCAGGCCGAGATCCAGGGTAACGACAAGGTGCACCTGCTGGCAGCCTATGTGTATAGCCTGTCGCAGGATGCAGCTGGCGAAATCGTGACGGCCAAGTGA